From the Leifsonia sp. AG29 genome, one window contains:
- the lgt gene encoding prolipoprotein diacylglyceryl transferase: MSGWVTSIPSPGPEWQQIPIDIFGLHWRIQTYAIMILIGIVIAAMWTSRRLTKRGAEPGVVLDVLLWAVPLGIIGARFYHVFTHPQDYFFPGADLWKVFFIWEGGNAIFGALIGGAVGAWIGCRWTGLRFWTFADALAPALLLAQAIGRFGNYFNQELFGLPTDLPWGLQIDAGNKAIPVGLPEGTLFQPLFLYEIIWNVIGVVLLVLIERRFRMQWGKLFALYLVWYGLGRSYLESIRIDPSEFSFLGIPSNVWAAFAAVVLGVALFIVQSRRHTGLEPSPYVPGREWVRPDAAVDSDDTDLDDEVSDDADGEPARSRKAEATSPSGSR, translated from the coding sequence ATGAGCGGCTGGGTTACCAGCATCCCGAGCCCGGGGCCCGAGTGGCAGCAGATCCCGATCGACATCTTCGGTCTGCACTGGCGGATCCAGACCTACGCCATCATGATCCTCATCGGGATCGTCATAGCCGCGATGTGGACCTCCCGCCGGCTCACCAAGCGCGGCGCCGAGCCGGGCGTGGTGCTCGACGTGCTGCTCTGGGCCGTGCCGCTGGGCATCATCGGCGCGCGGTTCTATCACGTGTTCACGCACCCGCAGGATTACTTCTTCCCGGGCGCCGACCTGTGGAAGGTGTTCTTCATCTGGGAGGGCGGCAACGCCATCTTCGGAGCCCTGATCGGCGGCGCGGTCGGCGCCTGGATCGGCTGCCGCTGGACCGGCCTCCGCTTCTGGACCTTCGCCGACGCGCTGGCGCCGGCGCTCCTGCTCGCGCAGGCGATCGGGCGCTTCGGCAACTACTTCAACCAGGAGCTCTTCGGTCTGCCGACCGACCTGCCCTGGGGGCTCCAGATCGACGCCGGCAACAAGGCGATCCCGGTGGGCCTGCCCGAGGGCACGCTGTTCCAGCCCCTGTTCCTGTACGAGATCATCTGGAACGTCATCGGCGTCGTCCTGCTCGTGCTCATCGAGCGCCGGTTCCGCATGCAGTGGGGCAAGCTCTTCGCCCTCTACCTCGTCTGGTACGGCCTCGGCCGTTCCTACCTCGAGTCGATCCGGATCGACCCGAGCGAGTTCTCCTTCCTCGGCATCCCGAGCAACGTGTGGGCCGCGTTCGCCGCCGTCGTCCTCGGCGTCGCGCTCTTCATCGTGCAGTCCCGGAGGCACACCGGGCTCGAGCCGAGCCCGTACGTTCCGGGTCGTGAATGGGTGCGACCCGATGCTGCGGTAGACTCTGACGACACGGACCTGGATGACGAGGTCTCCGACGATGCCGACGGAGAGCCTGCCAGGTCTCGGAAGGCCGAGGCCACAAGCCCGTCCGGCTCCCGATAG